Below is a genomic region from Mesorhizobium sp. NZP2298.
ACCCTGCCTCGCTCGCGGCTTTGGGCTTGTTCATGGTCTATCAAGTCTACCGCTACTCATACACCCAATCATTCGGCCTGCTGGTCCTGACCGTCTTCGATGCGGTGGTCATGGTGTTGATCTGGCATGAATGGAGGATCGTGCGACACCATAAGCCGGCATGATGGTTGAGTTGCCGGCCTTGTCCCTGTTTCCTGAACGTCGGCACAAATGGGCCGACGGATCGATGGCAGACGCGGTTGCGATCCGGCTACAAACGCCTGATCGCAAGGAGCGCCTTGCCTTGCCGGCGGAACCCCACGCACTGTCGGACATTGTGTTCCAGGACAGCCCCCTGGAGGACATGATGACCAGAGCTTTCGATATCAACGACAACACAGAAGAAAATCCGAAGCGCCCGCCTCAGCCTGAGACCAGCGACGACCTCAGGAAAAAGAAGGTCGAGGGCAAAGCCTTCCAGGTGAATGAGAACAGCGTCGACAATCCGACACCAGCGCCGGTGACGCCAAAGCGGGACTGATCGAAAAAGATGGCGTGCGCCTGTCAGGGCGCACTTTCCGGCAGCATTCGCTTGAGCACGTCATCCTTGCGGATGAAATGGTGCCACAGCGCCGCCGCCGCATGCACTCCGGCAAGTATGAGGATCGAATTGGCACAGAGGCTGTGCATCTCCCTGATAAACCGGGCCGTGTCACGATCCGGCGAGACCGGGGCCGGGATGGTGAAGAGACCGAAGAAACTCAGGGCATCGCCCCTGTACCAGGTCAGCACGATGCCGAGCACCGGAATCGCCACCAGGAGAGCGTAAAGCAGGAGGTGCGCGACTTTGGCCGCACTTCGTTCAAGCGGTGACATTTCCTGCGGCAGACCGGGCGTCCCCAGCGTCAGCCGCAGGCCGACACGGATGACGACAAGCGCGAAAAGCAGCAAGCCGAACGAAATATGCAGCCACCAGACGAGCGCCCGCCCCGGATCGCCGCGCGGAAAAACCTCCTCGACGTAGGTCAAGCCATAAAGGCCGATGACCAGCAGGAACACTGCCCAGTGAATGGCTTTCTGCGAGCTTGTGTAGGTGGGGTGCATGCGAGCTTCCAGTTTTCAACGTTTCTAACCTAGCCGCGATCATCTCAAAGCTTTGTTCGGGGACGAACCCCTTCTTGAAGAGAACGTCCACGGGCCGGCCGTGATGATCGTGATTCGGTGGACACTGGAACAGGCAACCTGTCAGTTCGCTGACAACAGGGCATCCGATGCACGATGCGGCATCCAAAGAAAGCCCGGATGAACCGGGCTTTTCTTCGGATTTCTCGGCGCCCCTCAATAGAAGCGCGGGATCGGACCGTTCTGCGGCGTGGTGCGGTCGCCGAGGTCGAGAAAAACCTCGTCGACATAGCACCAGCCCCAGCCTTCCGGCGGATCATAGCCCTCGATGATAGGATGGCTGGTGGCGTGAAAATGTTTCGTCGCGTGGCGGTTGGGCGAGTCGTCGCAACAGCCGACATGGCCGCAGGTGCGGCAGAGTCGCAGATGCACCCACCACGAGCCGCTCTTCAGGCATTCCTCGCAACCGAGCGCGCTCGGCGTGACGTCCTTGATCCCAGCCGCATGCTTGCATTCGTCCGCCATCACATTCTCCTGGCCAGTTGAGGCTCAACTATTCCTTTTGCGCTTTTCCCGGGAAAACCGTTACACACTTTTCCTGAAATTGCTCTCCGCGGCGTGGCTACCGTCCTGCGCGAGATAGGCATGAAGCGCCGCGACCACCTGGGCACCCTCGCCGACAGCCGCCGCGACGCGTTTGACCGAACCGCAACGCACGTCGCCGATGGCAAACACCCCGCTGCGGCTGGTCTCCATCTGACCACGTTCCGGTCCGAGCTCGGATCCGGTGCGGATGAAACCCTTGGCGTCCAGCGCCACCTTGCATTGCGCCAGCCAGTCGGTGTTCGGATCGGCGCCGATGAACAGGAAGAGATGGCGGATCGGGCGTGTCGTCTGCTGCCCGCTGACGCGGTTGCGCCAGCGCACCGTGGCAAGATTGCCGTCCTCGCCCTCCAGCGCCTCGATCTCGGTCTCGGTCAGCACCTCGATGTTCGGCTGCGCCTTGATGCGCTCGACCAGGTAGCGCGACATCGAGGCATCGAGGCTGCCGCCGCGCGCCAGCAGCGCCACCTTGCGCGCATGGCTGGCGAGGTAGACCGCCGCCTGCCCGGCCGAATTGCCGGCGCCGACCAGCGCCACCTCCTGGCCGGCGCAAAGCCGCCCTTCGATGGGCGAGGCCCAATAATGCACCGACGTGCCCTCGAACCGCGACAGGTTGGCGACATCGAGGCGCCGGTAGCGCGCGCCGCTGGCGATCACCACCGTGCGCGTGCGCACGGTCTCGCCGTCGCCGACATCGAGCAGGTAGCGGGCGCCCGAATTATCGGCCGCGGCACTCAGCAGCTTGGCTTCGTCCGGGATCACCATTTCGA
It encodes:
- a CDS encoding cytochrome b; translation: MHPTYTSSQKAIHWAVFLLVIGLYGLTYVEEVFPRGDPGRALVWWLHISFGLLLFALVVIRVGLRLTLGTPGLPQEMSPLERSAAKVAHLLLYALLVAIPVLGIVLTWYRGDALSFFGLFTIPAPVSPDRDTARFIREMHSLCANSILILAGVHAAAALWHHFIRKDDVLKRMLPESAP
- a CDS encoding UBP-type zinc finger domain-containing protein, whose amino-acid sequence is MADECKHAAGIKDVTPSALGCEECLKSGSWWVHLRLCRTCGHVGCCDDSPNRHATKHFHATSHPIIEGYDPPEGWGWCYVDEVFLDLGDRTTPQNGPIPRFY